Below is a genomic region from Streptomyces ferrugineus.
GCGGGCGGCGCCGTGATGGACCTCGGCTGCTACGGCCTGCACGCGGTGCGGATGCTCGCGCCCTGGGCGGGCGGTGCGCCGCGCCTCGTCTCCGCGCGTGGCGGGGAGCGGGCGGGCGCACCGGGCGTCGACGAGTGGCTGGACGCCGAGCTGGCGTATCCCGGCGGGGCGACCGCCTCCGCGCGCTGCCACATGGCGTACGGCGAGCTGGAGATGAGCTGCCGGATCGTCGGCACCCGGGGCGAGGCGTTCGCGCCGAACTTCGTGCTGCCGCACCGGGACGACCGGGTCGTGGTGCGCACGGCGGACGGTGAGCGCACGGAGCGGCTCGGCACGCGCTCGTCGTACACCTACCAGCTGGAGGCGCTCGCCGCGCACATACGGCGGGACGCGCCGCTGCCGTTGGACGCGCAGGACGCGCTGGCGACGATGACGCTGATCGACGAGTCCTACCGCGCGGCGGGCTTCGAGCCGCGGCCGCGTATGTCGCTCGCGGGCTGAGGGAGCGTACGGCGGACACGGCTGAGGGCCGGGGACAGTGTTCCCCGGCCCTCAGCCGTGTCCGCCCCGCCGGCCCTCGGCCAGGTCGGGCCGGCGGGCCGGCGTGCCGTCAAGCCGCGTACAGCGCCGGCCGGTCGACCAGGTCCACCGGGACCCGGCCGCCCTCCTGAAGCGCCCGTACGCTCGCCTCGCACACCGCGGCCACGGCGTAGCCGTCCCAGGCGCTCGGGCCGATGACCTCGCCGCGCCGGGTGGCGTCCACCCAGGCCTGGACCTCGCGGTCGTAGGCGTCGGCGAACCGCTCGATGTAGTCCTGGGCGACGATGCCGCCCCAGCGGCCGGCGGCGTGGGTGATCATGGCGTGGCCGTCTCCGACGCGGGCGGTGCCGCGTTCGCAGACGACCTCGGCCTGGACCTGGTAGCCGAAGCCGCAGTTGACGTAGATCTCGACGTCGACGACGGCCCCGCCGTCGGTCTCGAACACGACGAACTGCGGGTCGCGGATGCCGTCCGGCGCGTTCCCCGACGGCGTGGGGGCGAGCACGGTGACGGCCGTGATCTCCTGGCCGAGCAGCCAGCGGGTCACGTCCATCTCGTGCGTCACCGAGTCGTTGATGAGCATCTCGGAGGTCCAGCCGGGCGGGCTGGCGACATTGCGGTGCCGGTTGTGCACCATCAGGGGACGGCCCAACTGGCCCGTCTCCAGCAGGGACTTGAGCTTCATGTACTCGGCGTCGTAGCGCCGCATGAAGCCCACCTGGACCCGGCGGTGCCCGAGCCCCTGCTCGGCCTCCAGCACGCGCAGCGCGGCGGCCGCGTCCGGGGTGAGCGGCTTCTCGCACAGCACCGGCAGGTCGTGCTCGAAGGCCGCGAGGAGCGCCGCCTCGTGGGCGGGGCCCGGCGAGGCGACGATCACCGCGTCGACGTCGGCCGCCGCCATCGCTGCGGCCGGGTCGGTGTGGACCGTGCAGCCGTCGACGCGGGCGGCGACGGCCTTCGCGCGATCCGCGTCGACGTCCACCACGGCGGTGACCCGCGCCCCGCTGATGACGTCCTCGATGCGGCGGACATGGTCCGCGCCCATCTTTCCGGTACCGATGACTGCGACTCCGAGCGTGTGCGGACGCTGGGTCATGGTGATCGGCCGTCCTTTCGGGTCGTCAGGCGCCGCAGGACCTCAGGAACTTGCGGGTACGGACCGCGATGGGCATGGGCTTGTCCGGCTCGCAGGGGTACATGTCCTGCTCGACGATGGCGAACAGGTCCACGTTCAGCTTCTGCGCCGCCTGCAGGACCGGCCCCAGTTCCGGTACGCCGGCCGGGGGTTCGCACATCACGCCGCGCTGGACCGCGGGCCCGAACGGGATCTCGTCGCGCACCACGTCCGCGAGGATCTCCGGGTCCACCTGCTTGAGGTGCAGATAGCCGATGCGCTCGCCGTAGGTCTCGATCAGCTTGACGCTGTCGCCGCCGCAGTAGGCGTAGTGACCGGTGTCCAGGCAGAGGTTGACCAGGTCGGAGTCGGTCGAGTCGAGGAAGCGCTCGACGTGGGCCTCGGTGTCGATGTGGGTGTCGGCGTGCGGGTGCACCACGATGTCGAGGCCGAACCGCTCGCGCACCTCGTGCCCGAGCCGCTCCATGCCCTTGGTCAGGTGCGCCCACTGCTCGCCGGTGAGCTCCGGCGGCTCCAGGATCTCGGCGGTCTTGTCGTCCCGCCAGAAGGAGGGGATGACGACGAGGTGCTTCGCGCCCATGGCCTGGGTGAGCGCGGCGACCTCGCTGACGTGCTGCCAGGTGGACTCCCAGACGGCGGGGCCACGGTGCAGGCCGGTGAAGATCGTGCCCGCCGACACCTTGAGGTCGCGCTTGTCGATCTCGTCGGTCAGCCGCGCCGGGTCGGTTGGAAGGTAGCCGTACGGTCCCAGCTCGATCCAGTCGTAGCCGGCCTCGGCGACCTCGTCGAGGAAGCGTTCCCAGGGCACCTGCACGGGGTCGTCGGGGAACCAGACACCCCAGGAGTCGGGGGCCGAGCCGACCCGGATGCGGTCCAGTACAGGGGCCATGTCAGGACTTCCCTTCCGCGCTCGCCACGGGTGCGGTGAGGTCGGCCTCTTCGGGCAGTTCCTCGACGTCGACGCCGCGGACGGTGCTCAGTTCGTGCTTGAGTGCGGCGAGTTCGGCGCCGCCGGCCATGTGGTTGGTCAGCTCTTCCAGGCTGACCTCGGCACGGGAGGCGTTGAGCTCCATGGTGCCCAGGCGCAGGACGCTGAAGTGGTCGCCGACCATGTAGGCGTGGTGGGGGTTGTGGGTGATGAAGATGACGCCGAGGCCGCGGTCGCGGGCGGCGGCGATGTACTTCAGGACCACGCCGGACTGCTTGACGCCGAGGGCGGCGGTGGGCTCGTCCAGGATGAGGACGCGGGCGCCGAAGTAGACGGCGCGGGCGATGGCCACGCACTGGCGCTGGCCGCCGGAGAGGGTGCCGATGGGCTGTTCGAGGTCGTCGAGGACGATGCCCATCTCGCGCAGCTCGTGGTCGGCGGTCTTCTTCATCTGCTCGATGTCGAGGCGGCGCAGGGGCCAGGGGCCCTTGGTCATCTCGGAGCCGAGGAAGAAGTTGCGCCAGACCGGCATCAGCGGGACCACGGCGAGGTCCTGGTAGACCGTCGCGATGCCCTTGTCGAGGGCCTCGCGCGGGGTGGAGAAGCGCACCGGCCGGCCGTCGACGAGGAACTCGCCCTCGGTGTGCTGGTGCAGGCCGGAGATGATCTTGATGAGGGTGGACTTGCCCGCGCCGTTGTCGCCGAGGACGCAGGTGACCTGGTTGGGGAAGACCTTGAGGTCGACGCCGTGCAGGGCGCGGATGTTGCCGTAGGCCTTGCCCGCGGCCTTCAGCTCGACGACCGGGGCGTCCTTCTCCGGGGCCTTGTCCTCGAGGACGGCGCCGTGGGTGCCGGTTTCTTTGCTGGTCATTCGGGTCACCTCCGGGTCGCCGTGCGCTGGACCCACAGATTGATGATGACGGCGCCGAGGAGCATGACGCCGAGGAATGCCTTGAACCAGTCGGGGTTCCAGCCGGCGTAGACGATGCCCTGCTGGACCATGCCGAACATGAAGGCACCGAAGACCGGGCCGATCGCGGAGCCGGCACCGCCGGTGAGCAGACAGCCGCCGATCACGGCCGCGGCGATGTAGATCAGCTCCTGGCCCACGCCCTCACCGGACTGGACGGTGTTGAAGGAGAACAGGTTGTGCATGCCGACGAACCAGGCACCGAACCCGACCAGCATGAACAGCGAGATCTTGGTGAACGTCACCGGGACACCGACCGCGCGGGCGCTGCCCTTGTTGCCGCCGACCGCGAAGATCCAGTTGCCGTACTTGGTGCGCAGCAGCACCCAGGTGGCCAGGGCGGCGAAGACCAGCCACCACACGACCGTGATCTTGACGTTGACGCCGCCGATCTCGAACGAGGAGGCGAAGAGCGCCTTGGCCTGGTCGAAGCCGTCCATGTCGCTGATGTTGTCGGTGGCGACGTTGCCGGTGACCAGCTTGGTCACCGCCAGGTTCACGCCCTGGAGGATCAGGAACGTGCCGAGAGTGACCAGGAAGCTCGGCAGTCCGGTCTTGACCAGCAGCCAGCCGTTGAACATTCCGATCGCGAGCGACACGACCAGCGCGGCGATCACACCGACCCAGACGTTCATCGTGAGCTGGTAGCTGAGCATGCTCGCGGTCAGGGCCGAGGTGATCACCGCGACACCGGCCGACAGGTCGAACTCGCCGCCGATCATCAGCAGCGCGACCGGGAGGGCCATGATCCCGATGGTCGACGACTGGTAGAGGATGTTGGCCATCGAGCTGCCGTCACGCACGGGTGGTGCCGTGATGAGGAAGAAGACCAGCACCGCGACGGCGCCGAGGAAGACTCCCACCTCGGGACGGGCGAGCAGACGCAGCGCGAGAGGCCGCTGCTGTGTTCGCCCGTCGGTTTCCTTGCTGGGGCCGGGGGCCGGCGGTGTGGTCACCGCCGGCTCAGCCTGTTGGGTCATGTTCGTCACCGAGTGCCCTTCGCGGCGAACTTGTCGATCGTCTCGACATTCGTCTTGTCGACGAAGGCAGGTCCGGTCAGCACCGGTGCCTCGCCGCCGCCCATGTAGTTGCCGTTGTTCTTGTAAAGCCACAGGGAGTCGATCGCCAGGTAGCCCTGGAGGTAGGGCTGCTGGTCGACGGCGAACTCGATGTCGCCCTTGTCGATCGCTCCGGTCAGCTCCTTGTTCAGGTCGAAGGTCGCGACCTTCGCCTTGCTGCCCGCCTCGCCCACCGACTGCACGGCCGTCAGCGCGAACGGGGCGCCGAGGGCGACGACGTAGTCGATGTCGCTGTCCGTCTTGAGCTTGGCGGTGATCGTGGACTTCACGGACGGCATGTCCGTGCCGTTGACGTTCAGGTTCTCTATGGAGCCCTCGAACGTCTTCTTCACTCCGTCACAGCGCTGGGTGAGACCGATGTTGCCCTGCTCCTGGACGACACAGACGGCCTTCTTGGCGCCGGCCTCGTTCAGCCGCTTGCCGAGCGCCTCGCCGGCCACCGTCTCGTCCTGGCCGAAGAACTCCATCAGGCCGAGCTTCTGCCATTCGCTGACGCCGGAGTTGAGGCCGACGACAGGGATGTTCGCCGCCTTCGCCTTGCTGATGACGTCCTTGAGGGCGTCGGGCTTGGCGAGGGTGACCGCGATGCCGTCGACCTTCTTGTCGATCGCGCTCTGCACCAGAGTGGCCTGGTTGCCCGCGTTCGGGTCGGAGGAGTAGTCCAGTTTGATGTTGTCCTTCGCGGCGGCCGCTTCGGCGCCCTTGCGGACGATGTCCCAGAAGGTGTCACCGGGCGACTGGTGCGTCACCAGGGCGACCGTCATCCGGGGGGTGTTCGCCTTGCCCGCGGAGGCGCCTTCCGCGCTCTCCTCGGCCTCCTTGCCGCCGGAGCTGCTGGAGCAGCCGGCGAGGATCAACGTGGCAGCGGCGGCCACGGCGACCACGGAAGCCATTCGGCGGGAGCGGGGGTAATAGCGGTCCATCTTTCCAGCACCTCACTGTGCGACGGGGTGTGCGACGGGGGAAAGGGCGTGATCACTGGGATCAGTGGCCCGGACCAGTGGAAGATGTCCGGGTCGTGTGCCGTGGAACACGGCGGTTGCGCTGGGACGGGATCCAATCGCTGGATGCGCCCGCTGTCAATACTTTGTTAAGACATCATTTCACGCTCAGGTCCGAATGTAAGTACAAACTATTGACAGCATCGGCCTCCACGTCCTACACCTGGGAGGCGGCAGGCTCCTTGGGAGCCGCACCCCCTGTCCAGCTCTAGGAGCGTCACGCATGGCCGAGTCAGCCGAGTCCTTCGACTTGATCACGATGGGAAGAATAGGAGTCGACCTCTACCCCTTGCAGTCCGGCCTCCCTCTGACGCAGGTGGAGACGTTCGGCAAATTCCTCGGAGGCTCCGCCGCGAACGTCGCGGTCGCCGCCGCCCGGCTCGGCCGCACCACCGCCGTGATCACGCGAACCGGCGACGACCCCTTCGGCGCCTACCTGCACGAGGCCCTCAAGGGCTTCGGTGTCGACGACCGCTGGGTGACGCCCGTCGCCGCGTATCCGACGCCGGTGACGTTCTGCGAGATCTTCCCGCCGGACGACTTCCCGCTGTACTTCTACCGGCAGCCTAAGGCCCCTGACCTGGAGATTCACTCCGACGAACTGGACTACTGGGCGGTCCGCGCGGCCCGTGTCTTCTGGATCACCGGCACCGGCCTGAGCGAGGAGCCCAGCCGCTCCGCCACGCTCGCCGCCCTCAAGGCGCGCGCCAAGGCGGGCACCACGGTCTTCGACCT
It encodes:
- a CDS encoding Gfo/Idh/MocA family protein codes for the protein MTQRPHTLGVAVIGTGKMGADHVRRIEDVISGARVTAVVDVDADRAKAVAARVDGCTVHTDPAAAMAAADVDAVIVASPGPAHEAALLAAFEHDLPVLCEKPLTPDAAAALRVLEAEQGLGHRRVQVGFMRRYDAEYMKLKSLLETGQLGRPLMVHNRHRNVASPPGWTSEMLINDSVTHEMDVTRWLLGQEITAVTVLAPTPSGNAPDGIRDPQFVVFETDGGAVVDVEIYVNCGFGYQVQAEVVCERGTARVGDGHAMITHAAGRWGGIVAQDYIERFADAYDREVQAWVDATRRGEVIGPSAWDGYAVAAVCEASVRALQEGGRVPVDLVDRPALYAA
- a CDS encoding sugar phosphate isomerase/epimerase family protein, whose product is MAPVLDRIRVGSAPDSWGVWFPDDPVQVPWERFLDEVAEAGYDWIELGPYGYLPTDPARLTDEIDKRDLKVSAGTIFTGLHRGPAVWESTWQHVSEVAALTQAMGAKHLVVIPSFWRDDKTAEILEPPELTGEQWAHLTKGMERLGHEVRERFGLDIVVHPHADTHIDTEAHVERFLDSTDSDLVNLCLDTGHYAYCGGDSVKLIETYGERIGYLHLKQVDPEILADVVRDEIPFGPAVQRGVMCEPPAGVPELGPVLQAAQKLNVDLFAIVEQDMYPCEPDKPMPIAVRTRKFLRSCGA
- a CDS encoding ATP-binding cassette domain-containing protein, coding for MTSKETGTHGAVLEDKAPEKDAPVVELKAAGKAYGNIRALHGVDLKVFPNQVTCVLGDNGAGKSTLIKIISGLHQHTEGEFLVDGRPVRFSTPREALDKGIATVYQDLAVVPLMPVWRNFFLGSEMTKGPWPLRRLDIEQMKKTADHELREMGIVLDDLEQPIGTLSGGQRQCVAIARAVYFGARVLILDEPTAALGVKQSGVVLKYIAAARDRGLGVIFITHNPHHAYMVGDHFSVLRLGTMELNASRAEVSLEELTNHMAGGAELAALKHELSTVRGVDVEELPEEADLTAPVASAEGKS
- a CDS encoding ABC transporter permease, with product MTQQAEPAVTTPPAPGPSKETDGRTQQRPLALRLLARPEVGVFLGAVAVLVFFLITAPPVRDGSSMANILYQSSTIGIMALPVALLMIGGEFDLSAGVAVITSALTASMLSYQLTMNVWVGVIAALVVSLAIGMFNGWLLVKTGLPSFLVTLGTFLILQGVNLAVTKLVTGNVATDNISDMDGFDQAKALFASSFEIGGVNVKITVVWWLVFAALATWVLLRTKYGNWIFAVGGNKGSARAVGVPVTFTKISLFMLVGFGAWFVGMHNLFSFNTVQSGEGVGQELIYIAAAVIGGCLLTGGAGSAIGPVFGAFMFGMVQQGIVYAGWNPDWFKAFLGVMLLGAVIINLWVQRTATRR
- a CDS encoding sugar ABC transporter substrate-binding protein is translated as MDRYYPRSRRMASVVAVAAAATLILAGCSSSSGGKEAEESAEGASAGKANTPRMTVALVTHQSPGDTFWDIVRKGAEAAAAKDNIKLDYSSDPNAGNQATLVQSAIDKKVDGIAVTLAKPDALKDVISKAKAANIPVVGLNSGVSEWQKLGLMEFFGQDETVAGEALGKRLNEAGAKKAVCVVQEQGNIGLTQRCDGVKKTFEGSIENLNVNGTDMPSVKSTITAKLKTDSDIDYVVALGAPFALTAVQSVGEAGSKAKVATFDLNKELTGAIDKGDIEFAVDQQPYLQGYLAIDSLWLYKNNGNYMGGGEAPVLTGPAFVDKTNVETIDKFAAKGTR
- the iolC gene encoding 5-dehydro-2-deoxygluconokinase, coding for MAESAESFDLITMGRIGVDLYPLQSGLPLTQVETFGKFLGGSAANVAVAAARLGRTTAVITRTGDDPFGAYLHEALKGFGVDDRWVTPVAAYPTPVTFCEIFPPDDFPLYFYRQPKAPDLEIHSDELDYWAVRAARVFWITGTGLSEEPSRSATLAALKARAKAGTTVFDLDWRPMFWRDPEEARPYYAEALRHATVAVGNLDECEVATGVREPRACAEALLAMGVELAVVKQGPKGVLAVHRDGTEAEVEPVPVEVANGLGAGDAFGGSLVHGLLSGWELEKVMRYANAAGALVASRLACSSAMPTESEVEGLLAQAS